The DNA window AAAAGCCCCGCTTGGCCTGGACGGTAGTAATCGCCGCCGTTAACGTCGTCTTGCCGTGGTCAACGTGACCAATCGTGCCCACGTTTACGTGCGGCTTCGTCCGTTCAAACTTTTCCCTCGCCATGGTAAAACCCTCCGACTTTGGCGTACGAAATTTAAGGTGACGCCCAATTTCAATTAGGCGCACACAAAGGGACATCGCTGGCGTCGTTTAACTTCACGGCCGCCGCTGCGAGTCCGCTAGTCTAAGCTATATATCAGGTCTTCTTTATCGGTTCGTTCTCGGGGAACCAATTAAAAACCCATACCTGCGACGAGTTGTTGCTGCACCAATTTGGGAGCCTCTTCGTAATGGGACAATTGCATCGTGTAGGTTGCACGTCCCTGGGAAAGTGAACGAAGGCTCGTCGCGTATCCGAACATTTCTGACAATGGAACCTCACCCTTGATGACTTGCGAGCCGCCGCGTTGCTCAATGCCCGACGTACGGCCTCGCCTTGAGTTAAGGTTCCCAAGAATGTCACCCATACATTCTTCCGGGGTGACAATCTCGATTTCCATAATCGGCTCCATCAACACAGGCCCGGCTTTTTCAACTGCCTGCCGGAAGGCGATGGATGCTGCGATCTGGAAGGCCAGGTCATTAGAGGTCGCTTGATCGTACGAGCCTCCTACTAGCCGCGCTCCTAAATCTAGCATAGGAAAGCCAATTAAAATACCACT is part of the Candidatus Hinthialibacter antarcticus genome and encodes:
- a CDS encoding GTP-binding protein — protein: MAREKFERTKPHVNVGTIGHVDHGKTTLTAAITTVQAKRGF